A single Ochrobactrum sp. BTU1 DNA region contains:
- a CDS encoding tape measure protein has product MARTDLESLVVQLSADFKSFEKSLARANDVSNRQFNAIERRARQMNKNLDSIFTRSFSGLTAPLAGIGAALGVDQLRKMTDTWTDMTSRVNLAAGSIDKGTEVMGRLGEMARRTYSDLSQTAESYLSNATALRELGYNTDESLNYTEALNNALVVSGAKGDRAARVIDALAKAMATGKLQGDNLNTVIESGGRVAEALAAGLDTTVGGLRKLGSQGKITGNDIVRGLSSQMETLRQEAADMPATIGDGFTLLNNALLQYVGNADSAAGVSAKISEALVMIADNFDKVADGALQVAAVIAGALVGRSLLGMIRTLGTAGVALGQFRQALAAASTMGGLATAFGGLGAAAGPVGMVIGGAVVSSLILYNSTVGESSQGATLFAERLKKVEEAAKSSGNAVEQAGRQNDAYTQNSLSKEVEASVVALDDAREAAVNMLASFAQVSSMSLITEQQYSELARLRDGVNEGTVSAEDAKQSLFAMANADYNFQEVADAIGPILDRLAMVSTAARGAAADLAAVTGARTVIEDRSTRSAKDPYIMQRQAANEYERDQLRLAALSKKEHALEMERKKVRDAATRDGIALEEDAINRIAKANLAAQESRTAEGKKPKKEKKTPAEKFDTTVQDANDRTAALVAETEALRQINPLIDDYGFAAEKARTEQELLNAAQKAGIAITPELRSQIAQTAQQWALATAEANKFNEANGRIQQTAQEWRDTERDAIGGVVSDLIAGKSAAETFADALGKVLDKLLEIVSQSLFDGIFGQSGSIFGGLVSGIVGKKDGGVVKAATGGLIRGPGGPRTDSIPARLSDGEFVVNAKATKQNRAILEAINRGRALSLASGGIASLKAPSMPTLSAPQRAGAAGPMRVDVVTRFENDGNFHSYVENVSQSTSSRTVKAYDKSGPLRFARDSKQASRRGLVR; this is encoded by the coding sequence ATGGCAAGAACCGACCTCGAAAGTCTGGTTGTTCAGCTTTCTGCTGACTTCAAGTCATTTGAAAAAAGCCTGGCCCGCGCCAACGATGTTTCCAATCGCCAATTTAATGCGATTGAACGACGCGCCCGCCAGATGAACAAGAATCTGGATAGCATTTTCACGCGCTCGTTTAGTGGCCTTACTGCACCGCTTGCCGGGATTGGCGCCGCTCTAGGTGTCGATCAGCTTCGCAAGATGACTGATACGTGGACGGATATGACGTCCCGCGTCAACCTTGCCGCAGGTTCGATCGATAAGGGCACGGAGGTGATGGGCCGTCTTGGCGAGATGGCGCGCCGTACGTATTCCGATCTTTCACAGACTGCTGAAAGCTATCTTTCTAATGCCACGGCTCTTCGTGAGCTCGGTTACAATACTGATGAATCGCTGAACTATACCGAGGCATTGAACAACGCTCTCGTTGTGTCAGGAGCCAAGGGAGATCGCGCTGCACGAGTTATTGATGCGCTCGCGAAAGCTATGGCTACCGGCAAATTGCAGGGTGACAACCTCAATACAGTCATTGAATCAGGCGGTCGTGTCGCGGAAGCGCTGGCAGCTGGTCTTGATACGACAGTGGGCGGTCTGCGCAAGCTTGGTTCACAGGGCAAGATCACGGGCAACGACATTGTTCGCGGCCTATCGAGCCAGATGGAAACGCTGCGCCAGGAAGCTGCGGACATGCCCGCCACGATCGGCGACGGCTTTACACTTCTAAACAATGCCTTGCTCCAGTACGTGGGCAATGCTGACAGCGCAGCTGGCGTATCTGCGAAGATTTCCGAAGCGCTCGTGATGATTGCCGACAACTTTGACAAGGTTGCTGACGGCGCTTTGCAGGTTGCCGCCGTGATTGCGGGTGCCTTGGTTGGTAGGTCGCTCCTTGGCATGATCCGGACGCTCGGAACCGCTGGCGTGGCTCTTGGCCAGTTTAGGCAAGCTCTGGCTGCAGCAAGCACAATGGGCGGTCTGGCTACAGCCTTCGGTGGCCTTGGTGCCGCTGCCGGCCCTGTAGGCATGGTCATCGGTGGCGCGGTTGTTTCGTCGCTTATTCTCTACAATTCAACTGTCGGTGAATCGAGCCAAGGAGCAACACTCTTTGCCGAGCGACTAAAGAAGGTTGAGGAGGCTGCCAAATCATCGGGGAATGCCGTTGAACAGGCTGGCCGACAGAACGACGCGTATACCCAGAACTCGCTGAGCAAAGAAGTTGAGGCTTCGGTTGTTGCGCTTGATGATGCCCGAGAAGCTGCAGTGAACATGCTGGCCTCGTTTGCTCAAGTGTCGTCAATGAGCCTTATTACTGAGCAGCAATACTCCGAGCTGGCTCGCCTTCGTGATGGGGTAAATGAAGGAACGGTATCTGCCGAAGATGCCAAGCAATCGTTGTTCGCTATGGCGAACGCTGACTACAACTTTCAGGAAGTTGCGGACGCAATTGGCCCGATCCTCGATCGGCTTGCAATGGTGTCAACTGCCGCTCGTGGCGCTGCAGCCGACCTGGCCGCGGTAACTGGCGCGCGTACGGTCATCGAAGATCGTTCAACCCGTTCAGCGAAAGATCCATACATCATGCAGCGCCAAGCTGCGAATGAGTATGAACGCGATCAGTTGAGGTTGGCGGCGCTCAGCAAAAAGGAACACGCGCTCGAAATGGAGCGCAAGAAAGTTCGCGACGCAGCCACTAGAGACGGCATAGCTCTCGAAGAGGATGCGATTAACCGCATCGCGAAAGCCAATCTTGCTGCACAGGAAAGTCGAACTGCCGAAGGCAAGAAGCCGAAGAAAGAGAAAAAAACACCGGCTGAAAAATTCGACACGACGGTTCAGGACGCTAACGACCGCACAGCTGCACTTGTCGCTGAAACAGAGGCACTTCGCCAGATTAACCCGTTGATCGACGATTACGGTTTTGCAGCAGAGAAAGCACGCACCGAACAAGAGTTACTCAATGCGGCTCAAAAGGCTGGCATTGCCATCACTCCTGAACTCCGTTCGCAGATTGCGCAAACTGCCCAACAGTGGGCTCTCGCAACCGCCGAAGCCAATAAGTTCAATGAGGCAAATGGCAGAATACAGCAAACTGCGCAGGAGTGGCGTGATACTGAGAGGGATGCGATTGGCGGTGTTGTCAGTGACTTGATAGCGGGAAAATCGGCAGCTGAGACATTTGCAGATGCTTTGGGGAAAGTTCTCGATAAGCTTCTCGAGATTGTGTCTCAATCCCTCTTTGACGGCATTTTTGGTCAATCAGGTAGCATCTTTGGTGGGTTGGTTTCTGGGATTGTCGGCAAGAAAGACGGCGGTGTCGTTAAAGCGGCGACGGGCGGCTTGATCCGTGGCCCTGGTGGCCCGCGCACCGACAGCATTCCAGCGCGCCTCTCTGACGGTGAGTTCGTCGTTAATGCCAAAGCGACCAAGCAGAACCGAGCTATTCTTGAGGCGATCAACCGAGGCCGCGCGCTGTCACTAGCTAGTGGCGGCATCGCTTCATTGAAAGCCCCCTCAATGCCGACACTCAGTGCTCCACAAAGAGCGGGAGCCGCCGGCCCAATGCGTGTGGATGTTGTGACCCGGTTCGAGAATGACGGCAACTTCCATTCGTATGTTGAGAATGTGTCTCAAAGCACAAGTTCGCGCACTGTCAAAGCATACGACAAGTCAGGCCCGTTGCGCTTTGCGCGGGACAGCAAACAGGCATCGAGGCGGGGGTTAGTGCGATGA
- a CDS encoding gene transfer agent family protein: protein MSRDASLELTWADDDYTFRLGWSELEALQEACDAGPWVILERLHNKQCRSGEIADVIRQGLIGGGLKPPEATKLVQRYVKERVSDLAENLLFAIAILQTALQGAPDEPVGEPGAASQEGNNSTASPMERSDLPQSTETVQF from the coding sequence ATGAGCCGTGACGCGTCTCTCGAGCTAACCTGGGCGGATGATGATTACACCTTCCGCCTTGGGTGGAGCGAACTCGAAGCACTTCAGGAGGCCTGCGATGCGGGCCCCTGGGTTATTCTTGAGCGGCTTCACAACAAGCAATGCCGGTCTGGTGAGATTGCTGATGTTATCAGGCAGGGGCTCATCGGCGGCGGTTTGAAGCCGCCTGAAGCCACAAAGCTGGTTCAGAGATACGTCAAAGAGCGTGTGTCTGATTTGGCTGAGAATCTCTTATTTGCGATAGCTATTTTGCAAACCGCCCTTCAGGGAGCGCCTGACGAGCCAGTGGGGGAGCCGGGGGCGGCAAGTCAGGAGGGGAACAACTCGACAGCCTCCCCAATGGAAAGATCAGATTTGCCGCAATCTACGGAAACGGTGCAGTTCTAG
- a CDS encoding phage tail protein, which produces MAQATTIKGGKFRVLIGNDADPIVYENPCGFTQRSITINKGLEEVNVPDCTDPDKVDWVGRDATSLSMSISGEGVLAAESVDVWLDAVDSLESIPVKVEWEFPAKTITWTGFMHVESIEAGATNGQRATLNVSLQSDGVMVRTSTPATP; this is translated from the coding sequence TTGGCTCAAGCAACGACTATCAAGGGCGGCAAATTCCGCGTCCTTATCGGCAACGATGCCGACCCAATTGTCTACGAAAACCCATGCGGCTTCACGCAACGGTCTATTACAATCAACAAGGGCCTCGAAGAGGTCAATGTTCCTGACTGTACCGATCCTGATAAGGTCGATTGGGTTGGGCGCGATGCAACCAGCCTTTCGATGAGTATCAGTGGTGAAGGCGTACTGGCCGCTGAAAGCGTCGATGTTTGGCTAGATGCAGTCGACAGCCTAGAATCCATTCCAGTTAAGGTAGAGTGGGAATTTCCTGCAAAAACTATTACTTGGACCGGCTTCATGCATGTTGAAAGTATTGAGGCGGGCGCAACCAACGGCCAGCGCGCGACGCTGAATGTCAGCTTGCAGTCTGACGGTGTTATGGTTCGTACCTCTACCCCGGCTACACCATAA
- a CDS encoding DUF3168 domain-containing protein, translating into MDPVWELQTAIYARLSQNAALTALIGADKVYDNPPADPNGNIPAATYPYVSFGSASSSDDSADCVDAVDVTFQINCWSSLPSQKQVRQIADAVNKALKRWEPPLTVNALVTFDPWRTDYIRAPGINQASIQYTAVIETP; encoded by the coding sequence ATGGACCCCGTATGGGAACTTCAAACTGCGATCTATGCGCGGTTATCGCAGAATGCTGCGCTGACAGCGCTAATCGGCGCTGACAAAGTCTATGATAATCCTCCCGCCGATCCTAATGGCAATATACCGGCCGCGACCTATCCATATGTTTCATTCGGCAGCGCTTCATCTTCTGATGACAGTGCCGATTGCGTTGATGCGGTTGACGTTACTTTCCAAATTAATTGCTGGTCGTCTCTGCCAAGTCAGAAACAGGTTCGGCAAATTGCTGACGCTGTCAACAAAGCGCTTAAACGATGGGAACCGCCGCTCACGGTAAACGCTCTCGTCACCTTCGATCCTTGGCGCACCGACTATATCCGCGCTCCCGGCATCAATCAGGCTTCGATCCAATACACGGCAGTCATTGAGACGCCGTAG
- a CDS encoding HK97 gp10 family phage protein, with product MAIGARILGLAKLEQKFKRLPKVARDMVRGAMEQGAEDIVDMMKRRVAEDDGALRESIGWTWGKAPKGGMVIATVEASLAADWTITIYAGNKEAYYARWVEFGTVGFANKGMFPGTKNPGQGKQPFFYVTWRAKDKETKRRIRRAITKAAKTVAAGG from the coding sequence ATGGCTATCGGTGCTCGTATTCTGGGGCTTGCTAAACTCGAACAGAAATTCAAACGCTTGCCGAAAGTCGCTCGCGACATGGTTCGCGGCGCTATGGAGCAGGGTGCCGAAGATATCGTCGACATGATGAAACGACGTGTTGCTGAAGACGACGGCGCATTACGGGAAAGCATCGGATGGACGTGGGGTAAAGCTCCAAAGGGCGGCATGGTGATCGCGACAGTCGAAGCCAGCCTTGCAGCTGATTGGACGATCACGATCTATGCAGGCAACAAAGAAGCTTACTACGCGCGCTGGGTTGAGTTCGGCACGGTAGGATTTGCCAATAAAGGCATGTTTCCTGGCACAAAGAACCCCGGTCAGGGAAAGCAGCCATTTTTCTACGTGACGTGGCGGGCCAAAGACAAAGAAACAAAACGCCGTATTCGTCGAGCCATCACCAAAGCAGCGAAAACAGTAGCCGCAGGAGGCTGA
- a CDS encoding head-tail adaptor protein: protein MATRKGAGALNNIVVFQQREPVRDEGGGTSQEWVDKFETAARLQPRLGSETDIAARTQGIQPYTLVVRSEPRTRRVTPSWRARNKRTGVHYEIQSCANPDEVNQYIEMRAVVQGGG, encoded by the coding sequence ATGGCGACACGTAAAGGAGCAGGTGCGCTCAACAACATCGTCGTCTTTCAGCAGCGCGAACCTGTGAGGGACGAAGGCGGAGGCACAAGCCAAGAGTGGGTCGACAAGTTCGAAACTGCGGCTCGTTTGCAGCCCCGCCTTGGTTCTGAAACCGACATCGCGGCACGCACGCAGGGTATCCAGCCTTACACACTCGTTGTGAGGAGCGAACCGCGAACACGTCGCGTTACGCCTTCTTGGCGAGCGAGGAACAAGCGAACCGGTGTTCATTACGAGATCCAGTCATGTGCCAATCCTGACGAGGTTAATCAGTACATCGAAATGCGCGCTGTCGTGCAAGGCGGTGGCTGA
- a CDS encoding head-tail connector protein, with protein MALIDLAVFKRHLRVFHDDEDDELTLYLVAAETVVTEYLDRQVVAAGQTPSLPEGIVINAAISAAILLVGADLYENREPDTASSGDAVLPRHVRALLSAFRVWRVKEEVP; from the coding sequence ATGGCTCTGATTGATCTTGCTGTATTCAAGCGTCACCTTCGTGTTTTTCACGACGATGAAGACGACGAGCTAACGCTTTATCTGGTGGCCGCAGAAACTGTGGTCACTGAATACCTCGATCGCCAGGTAGTAGCGGCGGGTCAAACGCCGTCACTTCCTGAGGGCATCGTCATTAATGCCGCTATTTCGGCGGCCATACTGCTTGTCGGTGCAGACCTTTACGAAAATCGCGAGCCTGACACGGCATCCAGCGGAGACGCAGTTTTGCCGAGACATGTTCGAGCGCTGCTCTCGGCGTTTCGGGTTTGGCGGGTTAAGGAAGAGGTGCCGTAA
- a CDS encoding phage major capsid protein, whose amino-acid sequence MADNVLADKIGELGTSLASIKEQVGNLAVDFTSKLAANGEVSAELKEKTDKALSELGDMTTRLGDLEKRAAREKEEGANEQKSLGDMVIDSADYKAGMLTGASRGSIKVTADRAAITSANTTVGAGRSQGTSLVPGARVPGIFGLPERTLTIRDLVLPGQTSSSSIEYVKETGYTNNAAPVAETTAKPYSDLTFDMTSAPVRTIAHLFKASRQILDDAPALRSYIDGRARYGLRFAEENQLLNGSGTGQNIHGLVPQATAFSPAFTLPGATGIDRLRLAILQVVLAEYPATAFVLNPIDWTKIELTKDAGGNYIIGNPQGSLTPTLWNLPVVSTQAMAAGEFLTGAFSFAAQIFDRLDIEVLLSSENVDDFEKNMFTIRAEERLAFAVYRPESFVTGDVEGA is encoded by the coding sequence ATGGCTGATAATGTACTTGCCGATAAGATCGGCGAGCTTGGTACTTCGCTTGCCTCCATTAAGGAGCAGGTTGGCAACCTCGCTGTAGACTTTACGTCGAAACTTGCTGCTAACGGCGAGGTTTCGGCTGAACTCAAGGAAAAGACCGATAAGGCTCTTTCTGAACTCGGCGACATGACCACGCGCCTTGGTGATCTCGAAAAGCGTGCCGCCCGTGAAAAGGAAGAAGGCGCGAACGAACAAAAGTCGCTTGGCGACATGGTTATCGACTCTGCCGATTATAAGGCGGGGATGCTGACGGGCGCGTCCCGCGGTTCGATCAAGGTGACGGCAGATCGTGCTGCAATCACTTCGGCCAACACCACGGTTGGCGCTGGTCGTAGTCAGGGCACGTCACTCGTTCCGGGTGCACGCGTGCCGGGCATCTTTGGTCTGCCAGAGCGTACTCTGACAATCCGCGATCTCGTACTTCCGGGCCAGACCTCTTCGAGCTCAATCGAGTATGTGAAGGAAACCGGCTACACGAACAATGCGGCTCCTGTCGCTGAAACGACTGCAAAGCCATATTCGGACCTGACGTTTGATATGACTTCTGCACCGGTTCGCACGATTGCTCACCTGTTCAAGGCATCGCGCCAGATCCTGGACGATGCTCCGGCCCTTCGTTCATATATCGACGGCCGTGCTCGTTACGGTCTGCGTTTTGCGGAAGAAAATCAGCTGCTCAATGGCTCTGGTACTGGCCAGAACATTCACGGTCTGGTTCCTCAGGCAACAGCGTTTAGCCCAGCCTTCACTTTGCCAGGTGCAACAGGTATTGACCGCCTTCGCCTCGCAATCCTTCAGGTTGTTCTTGCTGAGTATCCGGCCACAGCTTTTGTCCTCAACCCAATTGATTGGACGAAGATTGAGCTGACCAAAGATGCCGGTGGCAATTACATCATCGGCAATCCGCAGGGCTCACTGACGCCAACTCTCTGGAACCTGCCAGTGGTTTCCACGCAGGCTATGGCTGCAGGTGAATTCCTCACTGGTGCTTTCAGCTTCGCTGCACAGATCTTCGATCGTCTCGATATCGAAGTGTTGCTGTCGAGCGAGAACGTCGACGACTTCGAAAAGAACATGTTCACGATCCGCGCGGAGGAGCGACTGGCGTTTGCCGTCTATCGTCCAGAGTCGTTCGTAACCGGCGACGTCGAAGGCGCTTAA
- a CDS encoding S49 family peptidase: MKFEHILTAFEAEPWAIQREKLAVLADIIAARAAGDKFVTSEFAAAVSDARAKEIAETDGKVAVIPVYGVLSDRMDMFSAMSGGTSYAGIKRQLHKALSNDDVKAVVLDVDSPGGSVPGTDELATEIRKLRGGEKPIIAQVNSLAASAAYWLASSADEIVVTPSGRAGSIGVYTAHDDISAALDKAGVKRTYISAGKHKVEGNETEPLGKETLAYIQESVNRSYECFLTSVAEGRGITKARVEADFGQGRVFYSEKLIELGMADRVATLDETLARFGAETEPAYVRRVKASNAAKADAATLLASKMATGEQITKREFENGLKGLLNLSNSEAERAARLYLKEGQGAPDVETDAAALAALNRLLAEANTPLIKI, encoded by the coding sequence ATGAAATTCGAACACATTTTGACGGCCTTTGAGGCTGAACCGTGGGCGATTCAGCGCGAAAAACTGGCAGTCCTTGCGGATATTATCGCAGCTCGTGCTGCCGGTGATAAGTTTGTGACGTCTGAGTTTGCTGCTGCTGTTTCTGATGCTCGGGCGAAAGAGATTGCGGAAACCGACGGTAAGGTTGCAGTAATTCCCGTTTACGGGGTGCTCTCTGACCGTATGGACATGTTTTCTGCAATGAGCGGAGGCACTTCATATGCCGGCATCAAGCGGCAGCTTCACAAGGCGCTGTCGAATGACGATGTTAAGGCTGTCGTGCTTGACGTTGATAGCCCAGGCGGTTCTGTACCTGGTACCGACGAGCTGGCCACCGAGATCCGCAAGCTACGCGGTGGCGAAAAGCCGATCATTGCGCAGGTCAACAGTCTTGCCGCAAGCGCCGCATACTGGTTGGCATCGTCCGCTGACGAAATCGTTGTTACGCCTTCAGGCCGAGCTGGTTCGATCGGTGTCTACACAGCGCATGATGACATTTCGGCAGCTTTGGATAAGGCGGGCGTCAAGCGGACATATATTTCCGCGGGCAAGCACAAGGTCGAAGGCAACGAAACCGAGCCGCTTGGCAAGGAAACGCTGGCGTACATTCAGGAAAGTGTAAATCGCTCTTATGAGTGTTTCCTAACGAGCGTTGCTGAAGGACGCGGCATCACAAAAGCCCGTGTTGAAGCGGATTTCGGTCAGGGCCGGGTTTTCTACTCAGAAAAGCTCATTGAGCTGGGTATGGCGGACCGTGTCGCAACTCTCGACGAGACACTGGCACGCTTTGGTGCCGAAACTGAGCCAGCGTATGTGCGCAGAGTGAAAGCATCAAATGCCGCGAAGGCCGATGCTGCCACGCTTCTTGCCTCGAAGATGGCAACAGGTGAACAGATTACCAAACGCGAATTCGAGAATGGTTTGAAGGGTCTTCTAAACCTATCGAATTCTGAGGCAGAGCGGGCCGCTCGGCTCTACCTCAAGGAAGGTCAGGGGGCTCCTGACGTCGAGACGGATGCTGCTGCTTTGGCAGCCCTAAACCGGCTTTTGGCCGAAGCAAACACACCACTCATCAAAATTTAA
- a CDS encoding phage portal protein gives MGFIDRWVGKPIKLTDGEFWRGFFGLGTTSGEKVTIETALQLDAVWACVNLIRNAVIMLPCLVYKEDGVTVDRDASLYELLHDMPNIDDTASDFWSMAALCLCLDGNFFAEKRFVGGKLVALNPLHPLSVDVCRNTRNERYYEITENGKKRRVPEDKMLHVRGAVLPGCDRGMSPIGVVRNTIGNALAGEKTAGKMFANGMQVAGVLSSDQILKPDQRKQLGEVLGQFAGSEKAGKIAVLEAGLQYQQLTINPQDAQMLETRQFSVEQICRIFGVPPVMIGHASNGTTTWGSGIEQLILQFIKTCLGPLVKSVESAIYRDLLDAKTRKTTVVKFNMEGLLRGDSAARAEFLSKMVISGIYEPDEARSYENKAPRPGGNRLIVQGAMTPLETLGQTQIDAPDTRAA, from the coding sequence ATGGGCTTCATTGATCGATGGGTCGGAAAACCCATCAAGCTCACCGACGGCGAGTTCTGGCGGGGTTTCTTCGGCCTTGGAACGACGTCAGGTGAAAAGGTAACGATTGAGACGGCGTTACAGCTAGATGCTGTGTGGGCTTGCGTAAATCTCATTCGAAATGCTGTAATTATGTTGCCGTGCCTCGTTTACAAAGAGGATGGTGTCACAGTCGACCGCGATGCATCGCTCTATGAGCTTCTGCACGATATGCCCAATATCGACGATACCGCCTCTGACTTTTGGTCAATGGCTGCATTATGCCTCTGTTTGGATGGTAATTTCTTTGCAGAAAAGCGCTTCGTCGGCGGCAAGTTGGTTGCATTGAATCCGCTGCATCCTCTTAGTGTTGATGTTTGCCGTAATACTCGCAACGAACGCTATTATGAGATTACCGAGAATGGCAAAAAGCGTCGTGTTCCTGAGGATAAAATGCTCCACGTTCGGGGAGCTGTTTTACCAGGTTGCGACCGGGGCATGTCTCCTATCGGGGTAGTGCGTAACACTATCGGTAATGCGCTTGCGGGTGAAAAGACGGCTGGCAAGATGTTTGCCAACGGTATGCAGGTTGCTGGCGTTCTTTCATCCGATCAGATCCTAAAACCAGACCAGCGTAAGCAGCTAGGTGAGGTGCTTGGTCAGTTCGCCGGGTCTGAAAAGGCCGGTAAAATTGCTGTTCTTGAAGCTGGACTTCAATACCAGCAGCTAACGATCAACCCTCAAGATGCACAGATGCTTGAAACACGACAGTTCAGCGTTGAGCAGATCTGCCGTATCTTTGGTGTGCCACCTGTCATGATTGGTCATGCGTCAAACGGTACTACTACGTGGGGTAGCGGGATTGAACAGCTGATCTTGCAGTTCATTAAAACTTGCCTTGGACCGTTAGTAAAAAGCGTCGAGTCGGCGATATATCGGGACCTATTAGACGCCAAAACGCGCAAAACGACTGTTGTAAAATTTAATATGGAAGGCCTCTTGCGGGGCGACAGTGCTGCTCGAGCAGAGTTCCTGTCTAAGATGGTCATTTCTGGCATCTACGAGCCGGATGAAGCGCGGTCTTACGAAAATAAAGCGCCGAGGCCGGGGGGCAACCGTTTGATTGTTCAAGGTGCGATGACGCCGCTGGAAACACTAGGTCAAACGCAAATAGATGCGCCGGACACGCGCGCTGCTTAA
- a CDS encoding terminase large subunit, translating to MPALERVSAFAQAVLDGTEIAGPHVRNACQRHFDDLATGHERGLYWDDNAAHRVMRFFEERLKLSEGQFDGVPFKLHPSQAFKLGSLFGWMDSEGSRRFRRAYIEEGKGNGKSPFAGGVGLYGMMADDEPGAQIYAAAATKDQANILFRDAIKMRGQSPKLKERTKTSGGPGKEFNLAYHAKGSFFRPLSKEAGKTGSGLRPHFALCDEVHEHPDRAVMEMLERGFKFRRQPLLLMITNSGSDRTSVCWEEHQHAVNVAAGTQSPDEAFTYVGEVIDDTTFSWVCALDKDDDPLNDPSCWKKANPLLGTILTEKYLAGVVAQAKQMPGKLNGILRLHFCCWTDADKAWMPRETVESVMDDFEPEEEHEGKPVFMGVDLSGSKDMTVLACVVPTGFMEMERDDGATVSLPTFDAWVEAWTPQETLQARAQADKAPYELWVQQGWLNATPGKRVRYDFVAARLQQLDQQFEIKAIAYDRYAYDKFREEVDALGIEVDHVAHPQGGKVRAKPEPAKVEAAKAAGLPPPQGLWMPGSVLALEDMIIDGRIRLRRNPVLMTALMGATFDHDPQENRWFVKTKASVRIDAAVALAMAIGAAMDTPIEPEENLDDFINNMVVIA from the coding sequence ATGCCTGCGCTGGAGCGTGTGAGCGCTTTCGCGCAAGCTGTCCTTGACGGCACTGAGATTGCAGGCCCGCACGTTCGGAACGCTTGCCAGCGTCATTTCGACGATCTGGCAACAGGTCATGAACGTGGGCTGTATTGGGACGATAATGCCGCCCACCGGGTCATGAGGTTCTTTGAAGAGCGTTTGAAGCTCTCAGAAGGCCAGTTCGACGGCGTTCCATTCAAGTTGCATCCGTCTCAAGCCTTCAAGCTTGGATCTCTGTTTGGATGGATGGATAGCGAAGGCTCTCGCCGCTTTCGTCGTGCGTACATCGAAGAAGGCAAGGGCAACGGCAAATCTCCTTTTGCCGGCGGTGTCGGCCTATATGGAATGATGGCTGATGACGAGCCAGGGGCGCAGATTTATGCGGCTGCTGCAACTAAAGATCAGGCTAACATCCTGTTTCGTGATGCGATCAAAATGCGTGGTCAATCACCAAAACTAAAAGAGCGCACGAAAACCAGTGGCGGGCCGGGAAAAGAGTTCAACCTGGCATATCACGCCAAGGGTTCGTTTTTTCGTCCTCTATCGAAAGAGGCCGGCAAAACTGGCTCTGGTTTAAGACCTCATTTCGCCCTTTGTGATGAGGTGCACGAGCATCCTGACCGGGCGGTAATGGAGATGTTGGAGCGCGGATTCAAATTCCGACGCCAGCCACTTCTCTTGATGATTACAAACTCAGGGAGCGATCGAACAAGCGTTTGCTGGGAAGAACACCAACATGCAGTTAATGTTGCTGCTGGCACTCAGTCCCCGGATGAAGCGTTTACGTACGTCGGGGAAGTTATCGACGACACCACATTTTCGTGGGTTTGCGCGCTCGATAAAGACGACGATCCCTTAAACGACCCGAGCTGCTGGAAAAAAGCAAACCCACTTCTCGGCACCATCCTGACCGAAAAATACCTTGCAGGCGTTGTTGCTCAGGCGAAACAAATGCCGGGCAAGCTTAACGGCATTCTGCGGCTGCACTTTTGCTGCTGGACAGATGCCGATAAGGCATGGATGCCGCGTGAGACTGTCGAAAGCGTCATGGACGACTTCGAACCAGAAGAGGAGCACGAAGGCAAACCGGTTTTCATGGGGGTCGACCTTTCCGGCAGTAAGGATATGACTGTTCTTGCCTGTGTGGTTCCTACGGGTTTCATGGAAATGGAACGTGATGACGGAGCTACTGTCAGTCTGCCGACCTTTGATGCGTGGGTTGAGGCTTGGACGCCACAGGAAACTCTGCAAGCCAGAGCGCAAGCCGACAAAGCGCCGTATGAACTATGGGTGCAGCAAGGCTGGCTCAATGCTACGCCTGGCAAACGTGTCCGATATGACTTCGTTGCAGCACGGCTCCAACAGCTTGACCAGCAATTCGAAATCAAAGCCATTGCTTACGACCGCTACGCTTACGACAAGTTTCGCGAAGAGGTAGACGCGCTCGGCATTGAAGTCGACCACGTTGCCCATCCGCAGGGCGGTAAGGTCAGGGCTAAGCCTGAACCAGCCAAGGTTGAAGCGGCAAAAGCCGCTGGCCTGCCACCGCCGCAAGGGTTGTGGATGCCGGGATCGGTGCTGGCACTAGAAGATATGATCATCGACGGGCGCATTCGTTTGAGGCGAAACCCGGTGTTGATGACTGCGCTCATGGGCGCCACGTTCGATCACGATCCGCAAGAAAACCGATGGTTTGTCAAAACGAAAGCATCGGTTCGCATCGATGCGGCCGTCGCGCTTGCAATGGCTATTGGCGCTGCGATGGACACCCCGATTGAGCCGGAAGAAAACCTCGATGACTTTATCAATAACATGGTCGTCATCGCCTAA